Genomic DNA from Budorcas taxicolor isolate Tak-1 chromosome 5, Takin1.1, whole genome shotgun sequence:
ACAGCACAGAAGCTAGTAAGTGTCTTCAACTCTCCAACTTTGTTTAGACCCTAAGTTACCAAAATCTTAAACTGAATTTCACTACTTGGCTCATTGTGCTGATCCAATGTTAACCAATGAGTCATGGGCTTAAAAGAGTTTTTCCACTTCCCCTTACCCTCTCCCTTGCTGTTCAGTAGCtccagtcgtgtttgactctgtgtagcctaccaggtttctatgtccatgcgatttcccaggcaagaatactgcagtgcgttgccagttccttctccaatcctcTCCCTATATTTCCCCAAAAGCCAAAAAGCACACTTTATCTCCTATCAGCATGGTACTGCAAAGTCCCTCATATTGACCTAGGAAAGATTGGAATGCCTTTTTCCACTTTGTCTGCCTAGAAAACGCCTAATGTATGTTTTAAGGACAAACTCAAACGTCACATTCTCTGTGAAACTGCCTAATTACTCTCTCACCCCAAGAGAATTCACCATTGCTTCCTCTGGAATCCCATAGTATTAAGACTAcattcttgggaattccctggtggtcctgtggttaggattCAGGGCCTTCACTgcctgggcccaggttcaatctctggtaggggaactaagatcccacaagccacgtggcatggtcaaaaaataaaaatgactgcaTTCTTATCACAACATTTACTACATTGTTTAATTGTATCTGTCTGCTCTGCTAAACTAAGAACTTCTCAAAAAGAGTGACCattttttatgtcattttcaATCTCCAGAGCAAAGCACAATGTCAGGGTCCCTAGTAGGTGTTCATTAATGTCAAAGCAATCCAGCTTGCTTCCTCCATCTACTCCTCCCCTTCTGTGCCATCTGGATAGAATCTTATTTCCATTTGGGAATGTTTTTAATAGGCCAAATTGCTCTCTCGCCTGTTTGTCATCTCCCCTGGATAGAGGGCCCTCTTGGGACCCAGCCCACAAGGTACTGTTGCAACTCACATGGGCTAACTGCTTTTCCTGTCACCCGTTACTATGCTTCAGATGGCCTAATCACATCAAATATGCAGGCCTCCCACTGTAACACTGAGGCAACTGTGgttaaaaacaaagttttctgAATCTTCAGTTAATGTTAAGTGTTAAAAAAAACTTTGGTTCAATATCTCCATTAATTCCTAAACTTAAGAcacataagttttaaaaaaggaaaaataaaaaatcataccTCTGAAAAGGTTTCTGCCCCTCAACAGAAACTACACCTGATCTAGAATCTGCACACACTTTGCTCACCTGGGTGGCTTCTCAGCTCAGCTACTGTTCAGTCAATGACTAAATCTTTCCTAAAACACTCTTTTGGGAAGTGGGAGTGTATTGTGTAGGGTTTTAAGGTATCCCTCCTCCAACCAGGCTGTTGCATTTCCTTAATTTAAATGCACTGTCTCACACTTTGGTTATTACTTACCAATCTGAAATGCCGTAGGATTAGGGAGCAGGCACTTGCTTCTCATACCTATGTCCCCTCATAAGTCAAATTCATATCAGTGAGCACAAACAAGCAACTGTAAAAGAGCAATCCTTGCTCCTGGGCAAAAAGAAGGGATGAGGTATGACTTCAAGGGCAATGGGAAACTCCTCTTctccaaatatatttttgtaacTCCAGATCTATGTTTGAAATTCTATACTGATAATTTCCATTCTTTAACTCcctctttaaaaagcaaaaactctCAGGAGGATTAATACTTTAAATGATTATTAGTTATTTACACCCTAATGTGGAGCAATTTTAGATCATTTTTCTTGAAAGTAGGCTTTGATTAAGGGGAAGGTAGAAAAGATAAGAAGAGATGTATAGAAgaaagggacaaaaaaaaaagggacaggATATCATCAGGatgcaggaaatggcaaagcCTAGTGAGgatttaaaacacatacacatctACACAATTTCCCTAGAACTGGCTttgtagaagagaaaataaaagcttcTGGAGGGACAACAATCAAGGTTTCCAAGGGCACTGTACAAAGGCTGGGCACATCACAGGGATTCTAAAGCCAGTAAGGACAAATTCAATTAATAAGGTGGTGTAAAAAAATGTCCCAGCTGTGTTGAGGTTTAGAGGAAAACCAATTTCAAAGCCAGAAAAATTTGCAAGCTTCTCATATCACTATagaaagacagacacagaggCCCTTTAGAAGAACCACCATCTTCTTTGGGGATAATGAAGGGAGAGTCATATAATTTGAACATGCAGAGACCATGAACCACAGGACAGAAATCTCAAATTCCTCACTTTAGCAAAGATGCCAATAATTTTCCCAAACAAAATgattcactttaacttttctttcCTGCCCATAAAAGAGAGAGACGTTTTGGCCATCTATTTGGGCATTTCCTTAGGATACCTAGTGCACaagttgggtgtgtgtgtctgtttaagAATGTGAAGGGATGACCCAGAGTACAGCTCTCTACTTGTCTGAATTTGATAAAAGCAAGACAGAATGAACTATAAAAGGAGCACAATAAATAACAGAGTATCATCCCAGAAGGGAAAACTGGAAAGGAGAAGCCAGTGCATGGTGGGAACATGAAAACAGAATTGCCTTTGGTGGCACATTGCCCAAAGTGAAGTAAGATTAGTTTGATCTGCTGTCTCTTATCTCTGACCTTTCTGGATGAAATGAGTGGGGTATATGTGGGAGGTTTTACACTTTTTACACTTCCATAAAACCTGAATATTTTAAGATGTACATACcacttttctaattaaaaagaaagtagTTATAAAATACAGTGgtataaaatggaaaaaggagGAAGTATAATAAGGGAAAATCCAATACGCTCCAATCTATGGGGGGAACTAAGGAGGTCAGTAGACTGTTAAAAATATATGGGAGGAAGGGACCTCTGGGTCTTAGAAATCCATCTTCCTTTTCTCTACTCACCTCCTTCCCCGAGTGCCTCTGTTTGACCCAGCTTTCTAATAGCTCAGAAACCCCGGCTCCTGAAGAAGTAGACAAAGAACGGGTGATGCCAACCTTCTGGAATGGAATTTCTCTCTTCCCCAAATCCCTTCCTCTGTGATATCACCTCATATTTCCAGGCTTGATTCCACATAATCATTACCTGCCTGGGAAATACCCAAGTCTAAGTACCACAAAAGTTTCACCAACTATAGTCAGAAGATCTCTGGATGGTTGGGGATACCTAAGCCCATTTCTAGAGCAGAAAATGAATCACTGATTCCCCACTTCCAGGTGAGAGATATGGTCCCCAATATAGACCATATTATTAAGcaggaaagaaaggaacaaacATCCCCCAAACCCAACTTCTTAGCTTTTTCACAGGACATGAAACAGGAGGTAAGAAACACCGAGACTGCAGCCTAAACCAGCTTGAGGCCAAGGCAGAGAGTAGGGGCTGAGTTGGGAACTGCCAACAGTCACAGAAAAAAAACCAGTTTGTCTTCACTGTCTACCCTGAGAGTACAAGAAAACTTCAACTTGCCACATCTCCACACCAATGGGAACAAAAGCGCGAGTACTCGCAAAACCCAAGGCCCCCAGCCCACCCTTCAGCATTCCCAGAAGCTCCCATCACTGATTCGTGGCCCTGCTTCCACCAGTCCGGCTACCTGAGTCTTCTAGATTAGGAAAGCTTTCTTCGCTTGTGTCAGTTCTCCCACACTGAGCCCAAATCCCTCTCGGCTCAACTCTGGGGCACCCTAgttatttttataatagccaCTTTGCCTGAAAAGAATGCCTCTTACCCAGGTAAGAGCCCTTCCCTCACCCTTCCAAAGAGAGCTCTCGAGAGTCCCGCCCCGGTTCCCTTCGGGGCCTGGACGTCGGGTTTGACCCCTCCTCACCTCCCGGCGAATGACTTACCTCACCCGCCGCCCAGTCCctttcccccagctcctccctctTCGGCGCCGCTCACTGAGGCCTGCCCCTGCCCGCACGCGAGCCCCGGGCCTCCTGCGCCGGCCCACAGCCCAGCCGCCAAAACCTCCCGGCCGCCTCCCCGACTCACCAACTTCGGGCTCCCAGCCCGCCCGGCCCCCTCCTCAGCGCCCCCATTAGGCCTGCCGGGGCCtggtccccttctcccctctcgGGTGGGCCATTCTAACCCCTCGCGGAGGCCCAGACCCTCCTCTGCCCTCAGGCCAGGCCGCTTTCCTCTCCGGGGTGCCTCCGCCCCTGCCCTTGCGGGCTCCATCAGCCCGGTACCTGGGGCTCCGTCTCCCCCGTCGGGCCCAAGCCTGTGTCGAACAGACAAACAGCTGCAGCTCAACCAaaccctcctgcccctcctcctcctcctcgccctGGGGCGGGGCCCCAGCCAATTGCACGACTACCCGCCTACCATCAAGGGTGGGCTCTCTGCGTGCTAATCCGCCAATCTTCTGGAGAAAGACGGGACTCTTTCGGCGCTGTCACCAACGAGTATGAGCGAAGGACTGGATAGGCGAGACCACAGACCAATACAGTGAGGGAAACCTTGAAGATGGACGAGGTGAGGAGCCACTAAAGGGCGAGCTCCTCAAGCTAGTGGGCGGCACTCCGTTGATAGGCGTATACTTTAACCAATAAAATCTCGATGCCCTCATGACCCCGCCTTTTAATTTATAAACATCTAATCAGGTGAGCGATGGAGGCGGGTCAAAGTGAAACTTCAACCAGTACTGCGAAAAGTCGGGACTTGAATGGCAGGCAAGGCGGGGTTGAAAGAGGCCTTAGGAACGCCGCTACTGACCTTCGCCCCTCCCCCGGGGTTTGGTGGGGGCTGCCTCCAGCGCCACGCCTTCGATGACAAATTCGCGGGCGTGAAGGGAAATACCTCTCCTAAGGACCCGGAGCCTGGGAATTTAAGCAGCCTTCACGTCGGTGCTTCCTCCTTTTAGTTGGGGCCTCAGAGCACAGGAATTTCGGGGGTGGCCCTCAGGCAGTCTGAGATGTTTTCTGGTGAGTTGAGACAGTGGCAGGTCCAAGAACTGGTAGTTTGGGGAGGCTTTAGCCCCTTTACAATAATTTTCGTACAGACGGTTGATACATTCAGAatcatatttaaatatgaataaatatatttgaaaaactctgtaatatgcaaaaagaaaagaaaaaaaggcaaacttATTGGGAAACGCAGCGTCAATGCGAATTCCCTTGGAGCTCACTTCCAACGTAGTGCTGCTCCTGAGCCCTAACAAACATTGCAAATCTCGAACTGGAgccttgtatgtatgtgtgtgtgtgatataggTGGTGGGTAGGGTGGTGAGACGCGCAGGTTTAGGGGAAAGTGAAGTAGGAAATGCATAAACTTAACTTTCCTCAGCCGTAAAATGGGGGCAATAATTCCCGCTTCGCCCACCCGTACACTGTCCACTGCATCACAGAGGTCGAAATGGAGAGAGGTGGGAAGCCGTTCTCAGACAGATTAAGAGGGGTCTTAAATCTATTATCACATACATCCATATTCTCTCTCACACcattctttcaataaatacacaaaagCGGAAAGAGATGAACTGTAAAACTAGGAACTTTTTTTAATCAGTTACAAACTAACTTACAAATAATATTAACAGCAAGAACACTCAAAGACAAAAGGTGGGAGAAGAGAGAcaaaatcataaaaagaaaaaaaggtttttttaaaaaaacacaacatatTTGCATTACAAACCCCAAGGTGCACATGGCAACAAATCCCCACCCATTCCCACTTAAAAAACTACTATAAcctgaaatataaatataattgttcatccttcttttaaagaaatattttttccccaatGTCCCCACTCAGTCACAGCCCTAAGTGTCAGAATTCTCAAAATGATGTTTCAACCTTAACTTTTACAGGGTGGCCTTCAGAGGAAGATGGCACCTAGCACcttaagaatcttaaaaagagaacAATTCAAACACCTTTCACTTGCCTCATAAGGCCAAGGTGAAGCACAGTCCCTGTCCCAGAGCCTCCTAGACACATCTTGCCCATAGGAGGGACAGGCAAGAAGCCTAGGAGCCATCATTTCTACTGCAGCCCCACTGGGACCACAGAGACTGGGAGTCTTGAGTCTCCCAGATGTTAGGTGAGATGAAACACTAAAACTAGGGTATAAACCGGttggatctatttttttttaacctaattcTTTGAAACAGGCCCCTccataatgtttttgttttgcttggttTTCAAAGGTTCCAACTTAGCCCCTACTGCTATAAGTTGGCCTTACACAGTGGCTCTGGAGGCTTGGGGTCTTTATCATCCcagatacagaaaataataatagtgggGCTTTCAGAGACTGGGATGGGAAACCTATGTGGATGGAGGAgaaagtctttctttctttctttctttttttaaaataccagcCCTCTTAAGCAACAActaagaggagggagagagggtagTGGAGGCTGACTTAAGTGCATCTAATACTGAAGCGTCCTTTCATTTCCACCTATTTTTTCCCTCCACCCCATCACTCCAGAGTGGACTGGGTAAGAGGGGCAGGTGAGTGCTAAGGCAACCAGACAAGATCAGTGAGCTAAGTGCCCGGGCTGAGCCAGATCACACTCACACTGGAGAAGAGGGTAATACTGGGGGTACAGGCTTGAGAAGGCGATCAGAGTCGAAGGTGAGGTACTGGCTTGGTCACATCTTGGAAGAAAGGGTGAGCCAGAGCTGCCTTGGCTGAAATCCGCTTGTTAGGGTCGTAGTGCAGCATTTGCTGGAGGGAGAGATGCATGCTGACTTCAGTAATGTGGTAATGGACTAAATGGGCAGCAGGTATTGAGAAACTGGGAAACAGAATTCCTTTCACCctgagttcccatttcctcctccctgtaTCTAATGGGTGCACCAACAAGAGGGAAGCAGAGACAAGGGAAATGCTGAGACCAGGAGTCCAGGGCCTCATTCTTCCTTCATGCTAGAAAAACcctgccctgggggagggaaCAAGAGGAAATGGATGCCCACTCCCTAGTCTCACCGATAACAAGCTCCGTCCATCTTCATCCAGGGGAGGCACCACTTTGCTAAAATCCTGCCTGGCCCACTTGGGGAAACTTGGCTTATAATCAGGCATAGAAGTAACTCCTGGCCAAACCACCTCATCTGGGGTTCCCAGGGTCCGAAAGATCCGGAAGAGTTGGTCGATCTCAGAATCTCCGGGGAATAGGGCCCGGCGGGTCACCTGAAAATGCGGAAAAAGGAAAGGCCAAGACCGACATTGACGTCAATCAGAACTGCCCAAAGGATAATGGAGGTTCCCACAGGCAGTAGAAGGTCAGTAGGGCCccatgactccctccccagggtcTTTCATGGGGTCAATCACACAGAGCCTGAGACAATGAAGTCCCTTCATCTGCCTCCtcaccccctccttccttcccccaacCATGGCTTTGCAGATCCCCAAggctgggtggggctgggaggggatGAATGTCTGGGGTGCCACTGACATGTAGCAAAGGGATGTCAAGCCACTCACGGGGTATGGGGTAGACACTGCGGTCATCCCCCCTCCTTGTGATGCAGCCACTTCTAGATAGGAGCACAGCGGGCAGAGACTGTGTCTTCCATTTCTTCTGTGTTCCCCACAGCACCTAGCATGGTGCTGGGTACACACTAGgtgcttaacaaatattttttgatgaaTTGAGAGACGTATATGGGTAATTGTAAAGTATTGCACTGGGGGATAAATGCATGTTATATATATGGGCTAATGGTCTCCATGCCCCCAGATACAACCCAGATAAGGGACCATAAAACATACTGCTGACTTGATTTGAAAACTCAGCTCACTCCACTGTTGTATTAAAGGGAATGAGAGCTCCCTTATAAGGCTGGGCCTCAGGGATCCTTCAATCTGAAAAGCCAGAGGTTGAGGGGGGGACATGTCTGCAGTTTAAATAAAAGGTGTGGATAAGGTGAATACAGCTGGCCTCACCACTTCCTGATGCCCTAAAATAAGGTCTATAGGCAAATGAAGGAGATGCTAAATGGAACTTATTTTCCCAAATATATATAGGCTAAAGCTAGCACAGTTGCAGAAATGATTTAGCTCAGTTTGGAGATAAGCTTTGTATACTGGATGCTAAGCTGTTTGAGGCTATCCTAACATTGTGGTTGACATCAGGGATGACAgccctctcctttctccatgACCCCCTTTGTGCTACTCTAAAGGAGGAACCCTGTGATAAGAGAAGGACCATGGGTCTGGGCCAAGAAACAGTTCTGTTGTTCTTGAGTGTGGGAAGGAGTGGGCTGAGTAGACCATGGGCATGCCTCCATACCATCTCAGCAAAGATGCAACCGAGGCTCCATATGTCCACTGCTGTGGAGTAGTATTTGCAGCCCAGAAGGATTTCCGGTGCTCGGTACCACAGAGTCACCACCTGAGGAAAAGAGTACAGGACATGAAGATATCCACACGTCAGTTCCTAAACACTATTCTGCTAACTCAATTTCTTCACAAGCAACTTCtatccctccatccttcccttcaCTCTCACTGCCCCTAAGTGAAATAACTGGGTACAACTTCTTAGCCCAGAGTTAGCCTAATCCATGGTTCTGGGGAACATATATTCTGAACCCCCAATTTGCAACCTTCTTGGAAAACTTGAGGCCAACagtcataattttaaatttcatgcctTCCACCTGTCTCCTGGCTCGGTATCTATCAATATATGAATTCTGTGCATACTCTAAGACCTCTTGTGGTGTCAGAAATACTTTCCATCTAGTGAGAAACTGCTGGCCAGATCGTTACTAAAAACTCTATGAATGTCCTTGTTAACACCTCCCAGGAAGTTCAGAGAAGACATGCAGAGGAGGACTCACCTCGTGGGTATAAGTACGAACAGGGACCCCAAAAGCTCTGGCTAGTCCGAAGTCTGCTAGCTTGATGGACCCATCTGCGTTGATAAGCAGATTCTGAGGTTTAAGGTCTCGGTGCAGGACCCGATGAGAGTGGCAGAAAGCTAGGCCCTGGAGCAGCTGGAACAAGTAGCTCTGACAAGGGGAGAGAAAAGACTCTGTTTTTCCACCACCGTGAGCAGATTAGGGTCTCCTCTGTAACTCCAAAGTTCTACTAAAGCCTTTACTAGTTAAATTGTAATTATATGTTTTCAAGCTATTTCTCCAGTTGGACTGTCAACCCATTGAGGATTAGATCAGGTCTCGTTcagttttgcatttatgttccATATCGTGGACCAGCACATcgaaagtgttcaataaatgtgtgTTGGATGTTTGTTGGTTGATCGAAAGTAGCTTCCGGAGTAAGGAACCCAGAAAAATGGACAACAGAGACTCACTGGCTATTTCTCCCACCAAACAGGTGGAAGGGCTTTCTGGAGGCATCTACCAAGTACCCCCCAGTCCCATTTATCCGAGTTTCATCTCAAGAACCTTCCACCTGAGCTGTTAAGTTGACTTACTAGAGTTTCAACTTCTTTGATTCCCCTGCCCAGCCCTAGGGTTAAAAGCATAATGAGCAGTGAAAGAGCCACAAGAaaaggtgtgtgcgtgtgtgtgtagagGGGGTGAGGGCTGGGAAGGAAACCAAGATAAATCAACACTCAGTCCGGACTGCCTGCCTTCAGTCCGGACCCCCAAAACATGCCCATGTTGGGGAGGAGTTGATGAGAAGGAGTACCTTTATGAGCGGAAGAGGAATGCCAGTGAGTGCAGAGGCATCCATGAATTTCTTGAGATCCTGGTGCAGAAACTCAAAAACAAGGtagagtttgttttctgtgtgaatGACATCCAGCAGCCTAGGGAAGGGGGAGGTCCAGGAATACACGTGAGGGAGAGAAAGGCCCAGACAATACAAACAGAAGACATTTTCCTTTACTGTCAGagcacctcccacctcccagataCATACTTACTTGACAATATTAGGGTGATTAAGCTCCTTAAGCAGAGAGATCTCTCGTATGGCAGTACTGGGTACACCCTCTGTCTCACTTGGAGAAGTTGAGAAAGCAGAGATGGGAATGTGGTTACAAATATTCCTTTTCCCTCAGCAGTACAatcattccccccaccccacccccagcccccaccaaccCAGCATCCCCTAATTAAGTGAGAGAAAGGGTGCGTCAGGGGTTAAATCATGGATAGACAGGAGTGTCTTTTTAGACCCATTAAGATCATCATATCTTCTTTGCCCAGGGTTAGGTTAgcaaagcctcttggtgaaggtgaagttaaaagagggaaaagtgtgtgtgtgtggaagtaACAACACCCAGCCTCTCTAGAGGTGCCAGTAAGGTTCAACTGCCATTCTTTTGAAAGAGAGAATTCTAAGATGCGGGTGGGGTTGGGGCACTGAGGGCTGGTCTAGTCATTTATAAGGGTGCTCTTTACCACTTATCACAAAACCCATCTCCTCGTCGGGGAGTCCTGGATCCCATCTCAAAAGGCTCCTTCCTCTTCCTGACTCTTTCTGACTGTACATTTGGGGACATCGCCTGCCTTTGGGGAGGAAATTTCCCATGGATTCTACACTACCCTATAGTCTCCACCGGGAAACCCTCTACTCGTCCTTCAACCCACCTCTCCACTTCGAAAGACTTCCCTCCCTGCTACCTTCCGGTCCCTGGAAGGCTACCCGCCTgttgcggtgggggtggggggcactcaAGGAGCTCCCGAGTCAGGAGTCCCGGGTACAGAGGCCACTCACGTGTCCAGGCGGATTTTTTTAAGCGCCACCACTTCTCCCGTCAACTTGTTTTTGGCTTTGTACACAACTCCGTACGTGCCCTCTCCGATCTTTTCCACTTTTTGGAAGTTCTCCATGAAGCGCTAGCGAGTCGGGTCAGCCCggccctggagctggggcctggGAACCTGCAGAAAACGGCACCCAGCTCTCGGGGGCCGAGGAGGGAAACAGGGCCCAGCACCGCGACCCGAGGTCGGAATGGAACGTAGTGTATCTCTCGCTCTTGTCAATTTGTCCAACTTGAAACAATATTGCCGCCTCCCCCCTCTAGTTCCCTACCGCCACCAGAAGCCCCGCCTCTCCTTCCCGCGTTTCCCTGGCTCCTCCCTCAGATCTTCCTATTGGTCTACGTCAGAGAGGGCGGGGCCAGCCCTGTGTCCCTCGCTGCAAACGACCCCACCCCGAGCAACTTTAGTTCCGAGGAGTATTAAGGATAAATTTTTATCTGGATGGGGAGGCTGAACACCTTTTTCCAAGTATCTGATTTGGGATCGagttttctctctgtgtcctgAGTCTATAGGGATTTCCTGATCTCTAATCACCGTTTTCACCACCCTAAGGAAAATATGTATTGACCTAAGATTAAATTCCACCTCGCCCTGGAGCCTCCTCTGAAAGCAGAAAACTGGAAATCTCATTGTAAGGGTTTCCTGGGGCTCCGAAGAGTCGTTGTCCCACTTCTCTCAGCCTACCCCAATACTGTCTGTTTTTGGACCCAGGGTCACTGCTTCTACAGTTATTTTGAGAGGTTCCTGGTTTGACTCACAATAGATTAATCCACTCTCCAATGATGAACCCTGTGTGTCCGTTACGTGTTATGTTTTGTAGCTGCCCTTCAGTCATTTTTTCCCCGCGAGGGGAGATGGAGTGCTTTAAGATGAGACTGACCCTGTGAAGCCAGAAACTGTCAATGAGTAGCATGATGTCCAGGGACCAGGATccctcctcggttctgtctctcAGGTCCTTCTGCTCCTCCCAGGGTTtgcctggagggaggggaggaagggctaTGCAAATGAGCACCCCCTTCTTATACAGGGGTTTGTCAAATGCCCCAGAGTCTTTGGTTGCTGGAAGGAAAAACAGGATGGATCTGGTGCTGAGAAAATACCTTCTCCATGTGGCTCTGATGAGTGTTCTTCTGGCTGTAGGGGCCACAGAAGGTGAGTGTGGGATGTGTGGATGAACAAGTGTGAGTTTAGGGTTACACACCTGCTCTGGTTTTTCTCTCCCTAAAGTGGAAGATAGCAGCAGTGCTTCAGGTGTTTCTCATCCATTTGATTTAGTGAGGACATGGGCAACTGAGCTCCCTCCCCACATGAAGATTTGGGTGCGTATGTGTTCAGGCAGTTGGGACTGAACCTGAAAACAACCCCATCTACCTGGACGGGTGAGAGAACAGTATGTCTCTGTGGCCCTAATTTTGAGATGCTCTGAACAGTGAGCTGGAACATGGGTGCCAAGGTAGTAAAATGAGTGGAAACTCATTTAGGCTTTGTCTTAAGCACTTTGGATAGGGTATTTTAAGTGAGGAGAAAGCGAATGTGGTGTTTGGATAGAAGGGTAAAGAGGCGCCTCATCCCCCCTTTGGGATGGGCATGGGTGAACACAGCCCAGGCTTTTGTTCTGGGGCTGGAAGAGATAGGCAGAGGGGTCTCAGCTGAGCATCACATGAAAGGGCTCTGGGGATTGGGGCCTCGTGACAGGagcaaggggtgggggtggtgagaggGTCTGGAATGTCTCGTGCTGCTCTGAGGAGGGAGGATTGGGAGTGGAGAAAGAATGGGGCATCTTATGATTCTCTTGTTCTTGTGTTGAGATATTCAGCGGGATGATTCTAGATCGTCCCCCAGGAGAATCAACCAGGTTTCTGGTACATGTTAGAGATAGAGTGAGGATAGTCTGTGATGTGCAGAAATATCTACATTGTACCCCGGTGCCCCCTTTCTCTAGATCCCTGGTCTCACAGACTTCTTGGAACTTCTCCTTGATCTGACTTCCCTCATTCACAGTGTGGTTTcaagtctttttcttttactgtgttTGTTATTGTATTCTGGAAATATTCTGTTCATATGTGTCCACCCAAGGCTCTTAAAATATTGTGCTTACTTTTTggatcagattttttaaatcataagaagacatttttctatatttcatgAAATTTTGCATGGACTGAGTTTGATAATTTTGTCTAGTGTGAATTAACATTgtgtttatttaagaaaatattctttttttttttttacagaaaccTACTGAATTTGTAGGGTTTTAAAATAACATGATGTCTGGGATCTGCTTTTGAATGCttcagccaaaaaacaaacaaacaacaaaaataaaggatAGATAAAGCAAATGTGACAAAATGCTGATAGCTGTTGGACCTTGGGGAGGCACATGCAGAGCCATCACATCACTTTTTTTCAGACCTCTTTCTTGGTCAGTTATAATCATTTTGTTTGTCCCCACTCCCAATTTCTACTTGCTTCTAGTCCATCCTCCTCACTGCTTGCCAAAGCGATCcttctaaaacacaaatctgatcatATTCAAAAAGCTTTTGAAGGGTAAATTTTGTGGTATGTGCCATATGTCAGTACAACAAACAAAATCATATTTCCCTTGCCTACAGGATAAAGTCCAAACTATTTGCCTGGCACTCAAAGCCCCCACTCCATCTTCTTGGCTTAATCTCTCACGATGTACATCAGCCACATTGCTAGTGGTCTCCTATCATGCCATGTGCTTCCATACTTCCATGCATCTGCTCATGCTGGGCCTTCTGCCTAGAATGCTTTATGCCCCAGGCCAACTATTTACTGAGTCTTCCCCAGTCGACCAGAGTGCA
This window encodes:
- the CDK2 gene encoding cyclin-dependent kinase 2 isoform X2; amino-acid sequence: MENFQKVEKIGEGTYGVVYKAKNKLTGEVVALKKIRLDTETEGVPSTAIREISLLKELNHPNIVKLLDVIHTENKLYLVFEFLHQDLKKFMDASALTGIPLPLIKSYLFQLLQGLAFCHSHRVLHRDLKPQNLLINADGSIKLADFGLARAFGVPVRTYTHEVVTLWYRAPEILLGCKYYSTAVDIWSLGCIFAEMVTRRALFPGDSEIDQLFRIFRTLGTPDEVVWPGVTSMPDYKPSFPKWARQDFSKVVPPLDEDGRSLLSQMLHYDPNKRISAKAALAHPFFQDVTKPVPHLRL
- the CDK2 gene encoding cyclin-dependent kinase 2 isoform X1; translation: MENFQKVEKIGEGTYGVVYKAKNKLTGEVVALKKIRLDTETEGVPSTAIREISLLKELNHPNIVKLLDVIHTENKLYLVFEFLHQDLKKFMDASALTGIPLPLIKSYLFQLLQGLAFCHSHRVLHRDLKPQNLLINADGSIKLADFGLARAFGVPVRTYTHEVVTLWYRAPEILLGCKYYSTAVDIWSLGCIFAEMHLVCTQHHARCCGEHRRNGRHSLCPLCSYLEVAASQGGGMTAVSTPYPVTRRALFPGDSEIDQLFRIFRTLGTPDEVVWPGVTSMPDYKPSFPKWARQDFSKVVPPLDEDGRSLLSQMLHYDPNKRISAKAALAHPFFQDVTKPVPHLRL